Genomic segment of Geminocystis herdmanii PCC 6308:
CTTGTGTAAAGTTACATAAAGTTCAAATAATTGATTAAAGGGAACCATATAAACTTTATTAGGGCGACGGAATTTAGGGAAAGAATTATAAACTTTCGCACGATAACCCGTTACTTCCACACGGTAAATTTTACCGTCATCACCAGCACCAACACCTTGACGAGTGGCAGAAGTTAAAGGAGTATCTTGGAAAGCCCAACCTGCACCAGCAGAGCCACCAGAAGGGGGAATTACAGACAAGGGAGTTTGAGTTAAAACGCTTTTATGAATAACTGGAGATTGTAAAGTCTTACCTGCATCGCTACTAGCACCACCTCTGAGCATCGCAAACATATGGGTAAACTCTACCATAGTACGATTATTAGCGGTTTTATAACCACGATAGTAAGGGACAATATTGTCTCCGTAGGCTTCGGTATATTCATCGCTATCGATATAAGCATTAATATCAGCTTCATAACCGAGGGTGTCCAAAATATCGCTATGGTATCTCATTTCAGCTTGATTCTCAGGAGTACGCCCTAAAAAGTGTTTGAAATTGAGTTCGGTAAAACGATAACGAGGACAAGTTTCAAAGAAGCGTTGACGGTATAAATCAGAATTTGCGATCGCTCTTACAAATTCCCGAACTGTTAACTGCCCATTACGAAAACGAGATTCAGCATTAGTAAGTCTTTCACTTTTCATGATGTAAGAATTACCGAGTACTTGACGATAAGCCGCATTGATAATTTGGCTAATTCTTTCGTCAGAATCGTGGTTTTTTCTTTCAATAAGGGGTGCTTCTTCAAATAAGCTAATACCCAAATTGGCGCCTTGTTGTAAAGACATCGAATAGTCTCCTTTTATAAGTGTGTTATTTTTTTTGTGTTAATTTTCTTCACAAAACTTAACAGACTAAGTGATAATAAATACTGATTAGAAAAGTTTAATCAGAGATAATTAGCTATTAAGTATTTGTACTTATTAATCTGTCAAAGCCATACTAAATAAGGAGTTGAGCCGATAATCTAGTAAGTTTTGAAAGACTAATTAATCATTTTTTTTAATCGGGGGACATGATCCCCTGTCAAATCTATTTATACTATGAGAAGTGAGCATTTATTATCAAGATTTGTAACAATGAACAATTAATAATTCCTCATTCCTCATTCCTCATTCCTCATTCCTCATTACTCATTACTCATTACTCATTACTTAATTATGCGTTATGCTTATTTCCCCGGATGCGTTGCTCAAGGTGCTTGTAAGGAATTACACACTGCGACGATGGCTATTAGTAAGGCTTTAGATATTGAACTAATCGAGTTGAAAAAAGCCGCCTGTTGTGGTTCAGGAACGTACAAGGAAGACTCCCAATTATTAGAAGATACCGTAAATGCTCGCAATATAGCTTTAGCAGAATCTCTCAATTTGCCTTTATTAACTCACTGTAGCACCTGTCAGGGAGTTATCGGTCATGTGGATGAAAGACTTAAAGAAGCGCAACAAAACAACCCTGATTATTTAGAGAAGGTTAACGGTTTTTTGGAAAAGGAAAATTGCTCTCCCTATCAAGGCACAACCCAAGTTAAACATATACTATGGGCTTTAGTGGGGGATTATGGTTTAGATGCTTTAAAAGCTAAAGTTGTTAAGCCGTTAACAGGGTTAAAATGTGCTTCGTTTTATGGGTGTTATTTATTACGATCGCAAAAAAACCTGCCTTTCGACAATCCTTTTAACCCTCAATCTATGGAAAATATGTTTATAGCATTGGGTGCAACCCCAGTTTATTATGACGGCA
This window contains:
- a CDS encoding phycobilisome linker polypeptide, producing MSLQQGANLGISLFEEAPLIERKNHDSDERISQIINAAYRQVLGNSYIMKSERLTNAESRFRNGQLTVREFVRAIANSDLYRQRFFETCPRYRFTELNFKHFLGRTPENQAEMRYHSDILDTLGYEADINAYIDSDEYTEAYGDNIVPYYRGYKTANNRTMVEFTHMFAMLRGGASSDAGKTLQSPVIHKSVLTQTPLSVIPPSGGSAGAGWAFQDTPLTSATRQGVGAGDDGKIYRVEVTGYRAKVYNSFPKFRRPNKVYMVPFNQLFELYVTLHKQGASVSSVTPVN
- a CDS encoding CoB--CoM heterodisulfide reductase iron-sulfur subunit B family protein produces the protein MRYAYFPGCVAQGACKELHTATMAISKALDIELIELKKAACCGSGTYKEDSQLLEDTVNARNIALAESLNLPLLTHCSTCQGVIGHVDERLKEAQQNNPDYLEKVNGFLEKENCSPYQGTTQVKHILWALVGDYGLDALKAKVVKPLTGLKCASFYGCYLLRSQKNLPFDNPFNPQSMENMFIALGATPVYYDGRIKCCGWPLSSYATEQSFRMAGKNLLDAINQGADCIVTPCPLCHLNLDSRQPEVAKLLNQKLDLPILHLPQLVGLALGIEPQKLGLNNHVVSTQKIMEKLQKKAVINQL